The following are encoded together in the Luoshenia tenuis genome:
- a CDS encoding transketolase, with protein MEKCQVESLRKFANEIRKKTIHCIGTLGVGHFGGSMSVCEALAVLYQSIMKIDPQNPKWEERDWFVLSKGHAGPAVYATLALKGFIPMETLDTLNQPNTILPSHCDRHKTPGVDMTVGSLGQGFGNAVGLALGFKMDKKPNRVFCIVGDGECNEGSIWEGAMASAHFKLDNLTVMVDDNGLQSDGRTTDIMNMQPMDKKWEAFGWDVQTVDGHDVEQLYNALTREVSAGKPRCIIMKTVKGKNLLGFEDVSTNHNTTITREQMLAAIAALEEVKA; from the coding sequence ATGGAAAAGTGTCAAGTGGAAAGCTTGCGCAAGTTTGCAAACGAGATCCGCAAAAAAACCATTCACTGCATCGGCACGCTGGGGGTAGGCCACTTTGGCGGCAGCATGTCGGTGTGTGAGGCGCTGGCGGTGCTGTATCAATCGATTATGAAGATCGATCCCCAGAATCCCAAGTGGGAGGAGCGGGATTGGTTCGTGCTCTCCAAGGGGCACGCGGGCCCCGCTGTGTACGCCACGCTGGCGCTCAAGGGCTTTATCCCTATGGAAACGCTGGATACCCTGAACCAGCCCAATACGATCCTCCCCAGCCACTGCGACCGGCACAAGACCCCGGGCGTGGATATGACGGTGGGTTCCCTGGGCCAGGGCTTTGGCAATGCGGTGGGTCTGGCGCTGGGCTTTAAAATGGACAAAAAGCCCAACCGGGTATTCTGCATCGTAGGCGATGGCGAGTGCAACGAGGGCTCCATTTGGGAAGGCGCAATGGCATCGGCACACTTTAAGCTGGACAACCTGACCGTGATGGTGGATGATAACGGCCTCCAGTCCGATGGCAGGACGACCGATATCATGAATATGCAGCCCATGGATAAAAAATGGGAAGCGTTTGGTTGGGACGTGCAGACCGTGGATGGCCATGATGTCGAGCAGCTTTATAACGCGCTGACGCGTGAGGTGTCGGCCGGTAAGCCCCGCTGCATCATCATGAAGACTGTCAAGGGCAAAAACCTGCTGGGATTTGAGGATGTATCCACCAACCACAATACTACCATTACCCGTGAACAAATGCTGGCGGCGATCGCTGCTCTGGAGGAGGTTAAAGCATAA
- a CDS encoding cytoplasmic protein — MADYIAAHLYASDNWDKLSSDRKCGCFYCLSIFDPREIVEWVPMENTALCPYCGVDSVIGAYSGYPITKTFLQKMKQYWF; from the coding sequence ATGGCGGATTATATTGCCGCGCATTTGTATGCTTCGGATAACTGGGATAAGCTTTCTTCCGATAGAAAGTGCGGTTGCTTTTATTGCTTAAGTATTTTTGATCCTCGTGAGATCGTTGAATGGGTTCCTATGGAGAATACGGCGCTCTGCCCGTACTGCGGTGTGGATTCAGTGATAGGCGCGTATAGCGGCTATCCGATAACTAAAACGTTTTTACAGAAAATGAAGCAGTATTGGTTTTAG
- a CDS encoding transketolase family protein, with protein MKDTLEMREVYTRALEQLMKEDERVVVVEADLSRGVNTLRLRDEFPGRHIDAGIAEQDMVTISAGLAISVNKIPFTHTFAPFISRRAMDQVYLSVGFSNANVKLVGSDPGVSAEINGGTHDGFEDVTLMRMVPNMTIFEPVDAEQLRQAMPQIYKHVGPFYMRMFRKQTEKVFDENYRFVLGKADTLKEGKDVAIIASGIMVAEALKAATALHEQGIEARVINLHTIKPMDTETVLKAAKECGAIVTAENHNINGGLGGAVCEYLSGVCPVPVKRIGVRDHFGEVGKLDFLMEKYAMKASDIVKASQEAIAMKK; from the coding sequence ATGAAGGATACGCTTGAAATGCGGGAGGTCTATACCCGCGCCTTAGAGCAGTTGATGAAAGAGGACGAGCGCGTGGTCGTGGTCGAGGCGGACCTGAGCCGCGGCGTGAATACCCTGCGCCTGCGCGACGAGTTCCCCGGCCGCCATATCGATGCGGGCATTGCCGAGCAGGACATGGTCACGATCTCTGCCGGTCTGGCCATCAGCGTTAATAAGATCCCCTTTACCCACACCTTTGCGCCCTTCATCTCCCGCCGGGCGATGGACCAGGTCTACCTGTCGGTGGGCTTTTCCAACGCCAACGTGAAGCTGGTAGGTTCTGACCCGGGCGTAAGTGCGGAGATCAACGGCGGCACGCACGATGGCTTTGAGGATGTGACGCTGATGCGCATGGTGCCGAATATGACGATCTTTGAGCCGGTGGATGCCGAGCAGTTGCGCCAGGCGATGCCGCAGATCTACAAACACGTAGGGCCTTTTTACATGCGCATGTTCCGCAAGCAGACCGAAAAGGTGTTTGATGAGAACTACCGGTTTGTGCTGGGCAAGGCGGACACCCTGAAAGAGGGTAAGGATGTGGCGATTATCGCCTCGGGCATCATGGTGGCGGAGGCCTTAAAGGCCGCCACGGCCCTGCACGAGCAAGGGATAGAGGCGCGGGTGATCAACCTACACACCATTAAACCCATGGATACCGAAACGGTGCTCAAGGCCGCAAAGGAATGCGGCGCCATCGTAACGGCCGAGAACCACAATATCAACGGTGGCCTGGGCGGGGCCGTGTGCGAGTATTTAAGCGGCGTCTGCCCGGTTCCGGTAAAGCGTATCGGCGTGCGCGACCACTTTGGCGAGGTGGGCAAGCTGGATTTCCTGATGGAGAAATACGCCATGAAGGCTTCGGACATTGTTAAGGCCAGTCAAGAAGCCATTGCCATGAAAAAATAA
- a CDS encoding M15 family metallopeptidase has product MKRWLALGLCALLMFAPIGSAARAMEYVDYDWELSADEKVMRDAGFIEVHQANGLIWVKLMYGTTDNIAGYDLYGDLKRAYLHPSAALALGRAQRLLYAQDSTLALCVKDAARPLRVQQALWDALPDPSLRGYLANPKTGSLHNYGIAVDVTLVNARTGEELDMGCPVDTLDAISQPRYEQKFLKEGKLTQQQLDNRLLLRSVMTQAGFQTIPNEWWHFQTMNRAQAKQASTLIP; this is encoded by the coding sequence ATGAAAAGATGGCTGGCCCTGGGCTTATGCGCGTTGCTGATGTTTGCGCCAATAGGCTCGGCGGCACGGGCAATGGAATATGTGGATTACGACTGGGAGCTTTCTGCCGATGAAAAGGTGATGCGGGACGCAGGCTTTATCGAGGTGCATCAGGCCAACGGGCTGATATGGGTTAAACTGATGTATGGCACAACGGATAACATAGCCGGATATGACCTGTATGGCGACCTGAAGCGGGCCTACCTGCACCCTTCAGCTGCGCTGGCACTGGGGCGTGCGCAGCGTCTGCTGTATGCGCAGGACAGCACCCTGGCGCTTTGCGTAAAGGATGCGGCGCGCCCGCTGCGCGTCCAACAGGCATTGTGGGATGCGTTGCCGGACCCCTCTTTGCGGGGATACCTGGCCAACCCCAAGACCGGCTCGCTGCACAATTACGGCATTGCTGTAGACGTTACGCTGGTCAACGCCCGCACAGGGGAAGAACTGGATATGGGCTGCCCGGTGGATACGCTGGACGCGATTTCTCAGCCCCGGTACGAACAGAAGTTTCTCAAAGAAGGGAAGCTGACCCAGCAACAGCTGGATAACCGGCTGTTGTTGCGCAGCGTGATGACGCAGGCAGGCTTTCAAACCATTCCCAATGAATGGTGGCATTTTCAAACGATGAACCGGGCGCAGGCCAAGCAGGCCTCTACGCTCATCCCATAA
- a CDS encoding glycerol-3-phosphate responsive antiterminator yields the protein MSLKSILNRLEDFPVIAASREKEALARAGEADAGIVFALGGDVLELAGQVRRLQEAGKKVFVHIDLVDGVSRNPAGVRLIARHIRPDGLITTRSPLIRVAAEEGMRTILRMFLLDSASLGSGIKMVRECRPDMVEVMPGLLPEAIAQFKAAIPQPIIAGGMIVRKDHIYAALSAGALAVSTSCEALWRE from the coding sequence ATGTCCTTAAAAAGCATACTGAATCGATTGGAAGATTTTCCGGTTATCGCCGCGTCCCGCGAGAAAGAAGCGCTGGCGCGGGCGGGAGAGGCGGATGCGGGGATCGTCTTTGCCCTGGGCGGGGACGTGCTGGAGCTGGCGGGCCAGGTGCGCCGCCTGCAGGAGGCCGGCAAAAAGGTGTTTGTGCATATCGATCTGGTGGATGGGGTAAGCCGCAACCCGGCCGGGGTCCGGTTGATCGCCCGCCATATCCGGCCCGATGGGCTGATTACCACCCGTAGCCCCCTGATCCGCGTAGCGGCAGAAGAGGGCATGCGCACGATCCTGCGCATGTTTTTGCTGGATTCGGCCTCGCTGGGCAGCGGAATTAAAATGGTGCGGGAATGCCGGCCGGATATGGTTGAGGTGATGCCGGGACTGCTGCCCGAGGCTATCGCCCAATTTAAGGCTGCGATACCCCAGCCCATCATCGCAGGAGGCATGATCGTACGAAAAGACCATATCTATGCCGCGCTCTCTGCAGGGGCGCTGGCGGTATCGACCTCCTGTGAGGCGCTGTGGAGGGAGTGA
- a CDS encoding nucleoside phosphorylase codes for MSIIHAFDPHSPEIFTPQHLLSPIEGFPETVLVTFRHKIVQRFIARYSPTIIKTLHGASPVPIYQAVIDGQAVGLYQTLIGGAGTVGLLEEIIALGGKKFIFFGSCGTLRKDIAAGHFILPTAAYRDEGVSYHYAPADEDYYPVETQPKLAQIFNQLQVPFIEGKTWTTDAIYRETRNNMQARRDEGCICVDMECASIMAAGHFRGVQIYQYLYGEDTLDGEDWDARTMGKVPPSADDRYLSLAVEIAALV; via the coding sequence ATGAGCATTATCCATGCTTTTGACCCCCATTCACCCGAGATCTTTACGCCGCAGCACCTGCTCTCCCCCATTGAGGGATTCCCTGAAACGGTGTTGGTCACCTTCCGCCATAAGATCGTCCAGCGGTTCATTGCGCGCTATTCGCCCACCATCATCAAAACCCTGCACGGCGCAAGCCCGGTTCCCATCTATCAAGCCGTTATCGACGGGCAGGCCGTCGGGCTTTACCAAACGCTGATCGGCGGGGCCGGCACTGTCGGGCTATTAGAGGAGATCATTGCCCTGGGCGGCAAAAAATTCATCTTTTTCGGCTCGTGCGGTACCCTGCGCAAAGATATCGCCGCCGGGCACTTTATCCTGCCTACCGCCGCCTACCGGGACGAAGGGGTCAGCTATCACTACGCCCCGGCCGATGAAGATTATTATCCGGTTGAAACCCAGCCCAAACTGGCACAGATCTTCAACCAGCTGCAAGTTCCCTTTATCGAGGGCAAAACCTGGACAACGGATGCCATTTACCGCGAGACCCGCAACAATATGCAGGCGCGCCGGGATGAGGGCTGTATCTGCGTGGATATGGAGTGCGCCAGTATTATGGCGGCAGGTCACTTCCGCGGCGTACAAATCTACCAGTACCTCTACGGCGAGGATACGCTGGATGGCGAGGATTGGGATGCGCGCACCATGGGTAAAGTGCCCCCCAGCGCGGACGACCGGTATCTAAGCCTGGCGGTGGAGATCGCCGCACTCGTTTAA
- a CDS encoding class II aldolase/adducin family protein has protein sequence MKRHLSTNASIIATCHSLHERGYVSAYGGNVSVRTGNNKIVITRAKSSLDDLGEDDLVVVDMDGRVLFGTNPPSSETALHLMVYRTREDVRSVIHTHPPASTSFAYVNREIIPINPESRNYIQRIPVVPYRPVGSQELADECSEYIKNWKVLLLERHGLVSCGENIDEAYNLTELAEEMAMMNLYVRILRGQ, from the coding sequence ATGAAAAGACATCTTTCAACCAACGCTTCAATTATCGCGACCTGTCACAGCCTGCACGAGCGCGGATACGTCAGCGCCTACGGCGGCAATGTAAGCGTGCGCACGGGCAACAATAAGATCGTGATCACCCGGGCTAAATCCTCGCTGGACGATTTGGGCGAGGATGACCTGGTGGTGGTGGATATGGACGGGCGGGTGTTGTTCGGCACCAATCCGCCGTCCAGCGAAACCGCGCTGCACCTGATGGTTTACCGCACTCGGGAGGATGTGCGCAGCGTCATCCACACCCATCCGCCGGCGTCCACCTCCTTTGCCTATGTTAACCGCGAGATCATCCCCATCAACCCGGAGAGCCGCAATTACATCCAGCGCATCCCCGTGGTGCCCTATAGGCCCGTGGGCAGCCAGGAGCTGGCGGATGAGTGCAGCGAATACATCAAAAACTGGAAGGTACTGCTGCTGGAGCGCCACGGCCTGGTTAGCTGCGGGGAGAATATCGACGAGGCCTATAACCTGACCGAGTTGGCGGAGGAAATGGCCATGATGAACCTTTACGTGCGGATTTTGCGCGGTCAGTAA
- a CDS encoding DivIVA domain-containing protein, with translation MAFGKKEREAVSLQITKTENEKLKARVGELEGEVERLNRELERYRKDEANIAKALLFAQTRVEEMNRSAEKEFGTVRQAYLRELHDLERSIRQRRGELKLLEESAARILAGLQKDLAQMGDPEETPLPMEQMAIAGVEPKPYTAYLEEEQNQPVEDSREELARLCRELGIVSGLEQEPEDKGEAKGEEIKGQEAMPEYDA, from the coding sequence ATGGCGTTTGGAAAGAAGGAAAGAGAAGCGGTTTCCCTTCAGATAACCAAGACCGAAAACGAGAAGCTCAAGGCGCGCGTAGGCGAGCTGGAGGGCGAGGTGGAGCGGTTGAACCGCGAATTGGAGCGTTACCGCAAGGACGAGGCGAATATCGCCAAAGCCCTGTTGTTTGCACAGACCCGGGTTGAGGAGATGAACCGCAGCGCGGAAAAGGAGTTTGGCACCGTACGCCAGGCTTACCTGCGCGAATTACACGATTTGGAGCGCAGCATCCGCCAGCGCAGAGGGGAGCTGAAGCTGCTGGAGGAGAGCGCGGCGCGCATACTGGCCGGCCTGCAAAAAGACCTGGCCCAAATGGGCGACCCCGAGGAGACGCCCTTGCCGATGGAACAGATGGCCATCGCCGGAGTAGAGCCAAAGCCCTACACCGCCTATCTGGAGGAGGAACAAAACCAGCCGGTGGAAGACAGCCGGGAGGAACTGGCGCGGCTTTGCCGGGAACTGGGGATCGTATCCGGCCTGGAGCAGGAACCAGAAGATAAAGGCGAGGCAAAGGGCGAGGAAATAAAAGGGCAGGAAGCTATGCCCGAATACGACGCCTGA
- a CDS encoding MATE family efflux transporter has translation MESATQNKMGTSPMLKLIVSMSLPSIFSMLVQSLYNVVDSMFVSWYSPDALTAVSLAFPIQSLLIAVAVGTGVGINSLVSRRLGEGRQEEASRAATHGILLGAFSWVIFALYGVFGTRAFFASFTENPVVFDMGVSYLSIVTIMSFGMLIEVNLEKTLQATGNMIYPMLFQLTGAVTNLILDPIMIFGLLGFPKMGVAGAALATVLGQILAMVFSLIVIFKKKHAIHITFKKFKFNWRAVRDIYAVGLPSIIMQSIGSFMTMGINAILVGFSEIAVSVFGIYFKLQSFVFMPVFGLTHGVMPIMGFNYGAKNKRRVMDALKFGAIIACGIMLLGTLLFWIFPKELLAIFNASEELYAIGVPALRLISLCFVPAAIGIIFSTLFQAVGMGARSLFISVLRQLVVLLPVAYLLSKIGLESVWYAFPIAETVSLAASLLIFASLYRKHLHHLGEDIAPEQIPA, from the coding sequence ATGGAAAGTGCAACGCAAAACAAGATGGGCACCTCGCCAATGCTTAAGCTGATCGTATCGATGTCACTGCCCTCAATTTTTTCCATGCTGGTCCAGTCCCTCTACAACGTCGTAGACAGCATGTTTGTATCCTGGTACAGCCCGGATGCGCTCACGGCCGTATCGCTGGCCTTCCCCATTCAATCTCTATTGATCGCGGTGGCGGTAGGTACCGGCGTGGGCATCAACTCTCTAGTATCCCGCCGGCTGGGCGAAGGGCGGCAGGAGGAAGCCAGCCGCGCCGCTACCCATGGCATATTGCTTGGCGCCTTTAGCTGGGTGATCTTTGCCCTGTACGGCGTCTTTGGCACGCGGGCTTTTTTTGCCAGCTTTACCGAGAACCCGGTGGTTTTTGATATGGGGGTAAGTTATCTCTCTATCGTTACCATCATGTCCTTTGGGATGCTCATCGAGGTCAATCTGGAAAAGACCCTTCAGGCTACCGGGAACATGATCTATCCCATGCTATTTCAGTTGACCGGCGCCGTTACCAATCTGATCCTGGATCCGATCATGATCTTCGGCCTGCTGGGCTTCCCCAAAATGGGGGTCGCCGGCGCCGCTTTGGCGACCGTGCTGGGACAGATCTTGGCAATGGTGTTCAGCTTGATCGTCATCTTTAAAAAGAAGCACGCCATCCACATTACCTTTAAAAAGTTTAAATTCAACTGGCGCGCAGTGCGCGATATTTATGCGGTAGGTCTTCCGTCTATCATCATGCAATCTATCGGTTCGTTTATGACCATGGGGATTAATGCGATCCTGGTCGGTTTTTCGGAGATCGCCGTATCGGTCTTTGGCATCTACTTTAAACTCCAGTCCTTCGTATTCATGCCGGTATTTGGCCTTACGCATGGCGTGATGCCCATTATGGGCTTTAACTATGGCGCCAAGAACAAACGGCGGGTTATGGACGCGCTGAAGTTCGGCGCGATCATCGCCTGCGGCATCATGCTGCTGGGCACGCTGCTGTTTTGGATCTTTCCCAAGGAGCTGCTGGCCATCTTCAACGCCTCGGAAGAGCTGTATGCCATCGGCGTACCGGCGCTGCGGCTAATCAGTCTTTGCTTTGTGCCAGCGGCCATCGGCATCATTTTTTCGACCCTGTTCCAGGCCGTGGGCATGGGCGCGCGCAGCCTCTTTATCTCCGTACTTCGTCAGTTGGTGGTCCTGCTGCCGGTTGCCTACCTGCTCTCAAAGATTGGGCTGGAGAGCGTCTGGTACGCCTTCCCCATTGCTGAAACGGTCTCTCTGGCCGCCAGTTTGCTGATCTTTGCCTCGTTATACCGCAAGCATCTGCACCATCTGGGCGAGGATATTGCGCCGGAACAGATTCCCGCATAA
- a CDS encoding nicotinate phosphoribosyltransferase, with the protein MRNLTMMTDLYQLTMMNGYFRYGKRDQVSVFDMFFRGHALQEYAVMAGLEQVIEYIQNLHFNREDIEYLRSLNIFDEDFLEYLRTFRFNGEIYAMPEGSIVFPQEPLVRVKAKIMEAQFIETALLNIINHQTLIATKARRVVQAAKGGSVLEFGLRRAQGPDAGILGARAAVIGGCDATSNVMTGQMFDIPVKGTHAHSWVMSFPDELSAFRAYADVFPDGCMLLVDTYDTLKSGVPNAITCFKELRAKGYEPVGIRLDSGDLAYLSKKARQMLDAAGFPNAKIFASGDLDEDLIWDLNAQGACIDVWGVGTKLITSDGFTALGGVYKLSCEDENGTMVPKIKVSENPVKITNPGYKKVMRIYDNATNKAIADLIMLEEESVDESKPLTLFHPVDTWKKMTVTDFHTKELLQPIFVDGKLVYQQPKLQQICAFAREEMESFWEEYRRLRNPHVYKVDLSQKLYDLKQELLKKARNGKA; encoded by the coding sequence ATGCGGAACCTGACGATGATGACGGATCTGTACCAACTAACGATGATGAACGGCTACTTCCGCTATGGTAAGCGGGATCAGGTCAGCGTATTCGACATGTTTTTTAGAGGCCATGCTTTGCAGGAATACGCCGTAATGGCGGGGCTGGAGCAGGTAATCGAGTATATCCAGAATCTGCACTTTAACCGGGAGGACATCGAATACCTTCGCTCGCTCAATATATTTGATGAGGATTTCCTCGAGTATCTCAGGACCTTCCGCTTTAACGGGGAGATTTATGCCATGCCGGAGGGCAGCATCGTATTCCCGCAGGAGCCGCTGGTGCGCGTAAAAGCCAAGATCATGGAGGCGCAGTTCATCGAAACGGCGCTGCTTAACATTATTAACCACCAGACGCTTATCGCCACCAAGGCGCGCCGGGTGGTGCAGGCGGCAAAGGGCGGTAGTGTTTTGGAGTTTGGCCTGCGCCGCGCTCAGGGACCGGATGCCGGCATTTTAGGCGCGCGCGCCGCGGTGATCGGCGGATGCGACGCCACTAGCAACGTGATGACCGGGCAGATGTTCGATATTCCGGTCAAGGGGACCCATGCCCACAGCTGGGTGATGAGCTTCCCGGACGAGCTTTCCGCTTTCCGGGCCTATGCGGATGTGTTCCCGGACGGGTGCATGCTGCTGGTGGATACCTATGATACGTTAAAGAGCGGCGTGCCCAATGCGATCACCTGCTTTAAAGAACTGCGCGCCAAGGGGTACGAGCCGGTGGGCATCCGCCTGGACTCGGGCGACTTGGCTTACCTGAGCAAAAAAGCGCGCCAGATGCTGGATGCGGCGGGCTTCCCCAATGCCAAGATCTTTGCCTCGGGCGATCTGGATGAGGACCTTATTTGGGATCTGAATGCCCAGGGGGCCTGCATCGACGTGTGGGGCGTAGGCACCAAGCTGATCACCAGCGATGGGTTTACGGCGCTGGGCGGGGTGTACAAGCTCTCCTGTGAGGATGAGAACGGAACGATGGTGCCCAAGATCAAGGTATCCGAGAATCCGGTGAAGATCACCAACCCGGGCTATAAAAAGGTGATGCGCATTTACGATAACGCCACCAATAAGGCGATTGCCGATCTGATCATGCTGGAGGAGGAGAGTGTGGACGAGAGCAAGCCGTTGACGCTGTTCCACCCGGTAGATACCTGGAAAAAGATGACGGTGACCGATTTCCATACCAAAGAGCTGCTGCAGCCCATCTTTGTAGATGGAAAGCTAGTATACCAGCAGCCTAAACTGCAGCAGATCTGCGCCTTTGCCCGGGAGGAGATGGAGAGCTTCTGGGAGGAGTACCGCAGGCTGCGCAACCCGCATGTTTATAAAGTGGACCTTTCCCAAAAACTATACGACTTAAAACAGGAGTTGTTGAAAAAAGCCCGCAACGGCAAAGCATAA